TACCGCCGCCTGTCGACGCTGCCCGACCTCGACGTCGTCCACTGTCACGGCCCGGCGTCGACCGGGCTGATGGGGCTCCGCTACGCGAAGCGCTACGGCGCGCGGTCGGTGTACACCCACCACACGCCCGTCGAGGACTACTTCGTTCAGGGGCTCAAGTCCGAGCGGCTCGCCGCCCTCGCCGGGCGGGCGTACGTCGCCTACGAGAACCGCTTTTTGAGCGCGTTCGACTGCGTCACCGCCTCGACTTCGCGGATCCGCCGCGACGTGGAGTCGGTCCGGCTCCCCGTCGGCATCGAGATGGACCGCTTCCGCCCCCGCGAGAACGCCCGCGTCGACGCGCTCGCGACCGACGGCGGCCCGACGGCGGCCGACGCGCCCGTGGTCGGCTACAGCGGTCGGATGACCCACAAGAAGAACGTCGACGAGACCCTCCGGCTCGCGGAGCGGCTGCCCGAGGTGCGGTTCGAACTCGTCGGTGAGGGGCCAGTCCGGGCGGACTTGGAGGCGGACGCGCCCCCGAACGTCCGGTTCCACGACTTCCTGCCGCGGGAGGACCTCCCCGACTTCTACGGCGCTATCGACGTCTTCGTCACGGCCTCGACCTGCGACACGCTGGGCCTCTCGACGCTGGAGGCGAACGCCTGCGGCACCCCGGTAGCGGCCGCGGACGTGGCGCCGTTCGACGAGACGATCGGTCCCGAGAACGGCGCGCGGTTCGCGCTGGGCGACCTCGACGACATGGAGCGCGCGGTCCGCGACTGCCTCGACGGCGACAGAGACACCCGCGCCGCGGTCGAGCGGTTCTCCGTCTCCGAGACGATAGACGAACTCGAGTCCATCTACGGGGTGACCGCGTAGATGGGCGCGGACAACGTCGACGCCTTCCAGCGCCTCGTCTTCTCCGTGCCGCGGCTCCGCGTTCAGGCGGCCGCGCTCGTCGTCCTCAGCGGGGTCTACGGCGTCCTGTCGTTCGCCGGGTTCTCCCTCTTCACGCCGTTCTCGCCGGACCCGTCCCGGATCGTTCCCGTGGCGGTCCTCATCTTCCTCGTCCCGTTCCTCGTCGCCGCCGAACTGTTCCCGCGCGTCCTCGACGGCTACCCCCGGTCGTGGAGCTACTTCCTCGCGCTCACCTCGCAGCTCGTCCTGTTCGTGTACGCGTTAGTCCTCTCGGGCGCGGACAACGTCGGGAACGCCTGGAGCACCATCTGGCTCAGCTTCATCACGCTGTACCTGGTCAACATCTTAGTGCTCGTCGTCTCGACGGGCATCGACCGCTCCGACCGGATCCTCCTCGCGTCGCTGACGGAGCCGGGGCTGCTCATCGCGGCCTTCTACGCGCTGGGCGGCAGCGAGTTCGGCTTCTCGACGTACCGGCACGTGTTCGCGTTCGCGTCGCTGCTCATCGCGGCCGGCTTCCTCGTGTTGATCCTCCTCGTGGTCGACTACCTGATCAAGAGCAACACCGACGTCTCGGCGTTCGCGCTCACCTCCGGGCTCCTCCGGAACGACCGCGAGTCGCTCGATCTGGGCGTCGAGGCGCGCCCGTCGGTGGAGACGTTCGCCGTCGACAACGGGGACCGGCTCACCGTCGCGGCCCCGTGGGTCCACCCCGGTCCCCTCGGCGGGTTCGGGGGCGGCCAGCTGAGCGGGAACCTGATCGACGCGCTGAACGGCGGCCGGGGAGACGACGAGGGCGACGGGACGGCGGCCGACGGCGGCGTCGAGGCCGGCGCCGCGGGCGACGCCGGGTTCTTCTTCCACGTCCCGTGCACGCACAAGGAGGACCTCTCGAACCCGGCCGACGCGGAGCGGATCCTCGGCGCGGTCGCGGAGCCGGAGCGAACAGGGCGCGCCTCCCGGCTCGTCACGGAATCGTACGGCGAGCGGGAGGGGTACGCGGACGTCCGGTTCCACGGCCGCCGGGTCGGTGACAAGGAGGTGATCGTCCTCCACGGTGAGGGTATCGACGACTACGACACCGGCGTGTTCATGCGCGACGTCGACCACGACGAGGTGCTGCTGATAGACCAGCACAGACACGACATCCAGAACGGGCCCGACGTGGAGATCCAGTACGGCTCCGCCGAGGCCGACCGCCTGAAGCGCGCGTTCGACGACTTCCGCGAGCGGCTCGCCCGGGCCGAACTGACCGACGACTACGCCGCCGGGTTCGCGGTGACGCGCACGGGACAGGACGCGCTGGCGATGGTCGAGTCCGTCGACGGACAGGAGGTCCTCTGGGTCGGCGTCGACACGAACGGACTCACCCCGGACGTGCGGGCGACCGCCGACGCGTACCACGACGAGTTCGACGCCGTGATCCCCTTCTCGACGGACACCCACGCGTCGATCCACGAACTGGCGAACATGCGCGAGTCCGACGTCGGCGCCATCGAGCGCGCGGTCGACCGCGCCGTCGACGACGTCGCGCCCGCGACCGTCGGGCTCGCGAGCCGTCGGACGGAGCCGGTGAAGCTCCTGAAAAACGACTACAACGGGCTGGTGTTCAGCGTCAACATCCTCATCCGGCTGACGATCATCTCGCTGGTGACGCTGTACGCGCTGCTCGTGTTGTGGCTGTTCTTCTGAGGGGTCGCCGGCGCCCCGTGCGACCGCGGAGCGGCGGTGGTCGCCCGAACGCTTTTGTCTTCTCTCCGTGAGCGCGAGGCGCGTCCTCGAACGCCCTCCTCCTCGGCACCGGTCGAACCACCGTCCGCGCGCTCGGTGCGGTCGCGGCCGCGTTCGTCGTCGCCTCACTCCTGATAGCCCTCCCGTGGGAGCCGATTCGGACCGCCGGTCGATACCCGATCTGGGCCGGCCTCGTCGCGGTCGCGCTCGGCGCGGCGGGGTACGCCGGCCGACACCGCGGCGGTCTCCTCGCCGGCTGGGGCGCGGTGTTCCTCGCGGGCTGTTGGATCTACGCCGTCCCGCCGCTCGCGGCGCTCGTCCGCGGCGACGCGGTCGGGGAGGGTGGGTACACGGTCCCGCGGCCGTCGATAGTCGCTCTGGGGCCCCGCGCCGAACTGCTGACCGGACTCCGAATCGGGCCGGTCGTCGCCCTCGCGCTGGCGCTCACGCTCGGGAGCGCGGCGTTCGCGCTCGGCGCGGCGCTGCGCCGACGCGGTGAGCGCGCGGAGCCCGCGTGAGACGCCGCGTCACTCCAGCACGCGCACGCCCAGCGCGGAGGTCGAGGCGCCGCCGATCACCATCGGGATCCAGTAGACGGCGACGCGGAACACGATGACCGCGGCGGTGATCGCGGACGCTGCCACGCCGGTCGTGGGCACGAGCAGGCCGACCAAGGCGGCCTCGATGCCGCCGAGGCCGCCGGGGAGCGGCGTCGCGCCCGCGACGTACGACAGCGGGACGACGAAGACGGGGATCAGCGGCGAGATGGGGTGGCCGACCGCGGCGAACGCGGCCGTGAGCGCGGCCGCCTGAAAGAGCCAGCCGACCAAAGAGAGCGCGACGATCCCGAGGAGCCGGCGCCGGTCGGTGCCGACGCGCTCGATGTCCGCGAAGAAGTTCCCCAGCCGGTCCGCGAGTCCGGCCTCGATCGTGTCGGCGTCGAACCTGTCGAACCGGCCGAGGAACGGGCCGACGGCGCTCGGAACGCGGTCGACGACCGCCACGCGGTAGCGCCAGACGAGCGCGATCGCCGTGACGATCGCGGCGATCAGCGCGACGGCGCTCGCGACGGCGAACCCGACGCGCTCCCCGACCGCGGTGGTGGCCGCGTACGAGCCCACGCCGAGGAATACGAGCGAGACCGAGGGGACGACGTTGAGCACGTCGACGCTCGCGATGCCGACGAGCCCGGTCTCGTACCGCGCCTCGCCCACCTTCGAGATGAGCGCCGCGGCGACCGGCTCCCCGCCGGCCTGTCCGAACGGGGTGACGTTGTTCGCGAACGCCGCGCCGCTGTAGACTAAGAAGGCGGTCCGGACCGTCATCTCGACGTCGAGTGCGCCCAACACGGCGCGCAGCATGAGGCTCCACGCGACGAGCCAGCAGAGGCCGAGGCCGGCGGTCGCGGCGACGAGCGCCGGGTCCGCGGCGGCGAGCGCGTCGACCACGCGATCGACCCCGACGACGACGAAGAGCAGCGCGAGGAGGGCGACGGCGCCGCCGGCCCCTAAGATCAGCGCGCGTCGTTGTGGGCCTTCCATAGACGAGGTGACGCCGTAGCGAACTTGAAACGTCTGCTTCGCGCCCGCCGGTCGGGTCCCGGCGGGACCGGCGGAGCCGGACCGGTCTCGGCCTCTCGATGCGACCGAATGGGAATACATACGTACCGCCGGGCCGACGAGCCACCCAATGGAAGATCAGCGGTTCCTCGAGTCGGAGTGGGATTACTGTCTGGTGCTCGACGCGTGCCGGTACGACGTGTTCGCGGACGTGTACGACGAGTACCTCGACGGGACGCTCGAGAAGCGGCGCAGCGTCGGCTCGTCGACGCCGGAGTGGGCCTACCGCACGTTCACCGGCGACCACGACATCGCCTACTTCTCCGGGAACCCGTTCATCAACGACCTCGGGATCCCGCTGAACGAGCTGAAGTGGGGCGCCAGCTGTGACTACGAGTGGACGGCCTCCGAGCACATCAGCGACATCCACGACGTCTGGAAGACCGACTGGGACGACGACCTCGGGACCGTCCCGCCGGAGGGGCTCGCGGACGCGTTCCACCGCAATCGGGACGCCGTCGAGCGCGCCGACCGCACCGTCCTCCACTACATGCAGCCGCACGCGCCGTACCTCTCGCGCGGGAAGGGCCAGAAGCTCAAACAGATCCAGAAGGGGATCAGAGAGCAGGGAGAGGAGGAAGCGGGCGACGGCGCGAGCGACGACGACGGCGGGCTGCTCTCCTCGCTCAGCGACACGGTCCGCCCGAAGATCGAGAGCCGGCTGGACGACAGCGAGTTCGCCCAGAAGGCCGGCCTGTGGCTCGAACTCGACCCGAAGGACCTCGTGACGGACGGCACCCGGGTCACCGCGCTGTCGATGTACGAGGAGAACCTCCGGATCGCCTTAGAGAGCGTCTCGGAGCTGGTCGAGGAGCTCGACGGCGACGTGGTCGTCACCGCCGACCACGGCGAGGCGTTCGGGGAGGAGGGCGTCTGGGAACACCACATCGAGACGTACATCCCGCCGCTGATGGAGGTCCCGTGGCTGGAAGTCGAGTGACCGGTCGACTTCGCGGACAGCGCCGGTGGTCCGGATGAAGGTCAGCCACTACTTCGAGTTCGAGGAGCACGTCACCGGCGGCATCGCCGCCTCCGTCGGCCACCAGCGAAAGATGTTCGACCGGGCCGGGATCGAGTACACGACGGAGCCGACGCTCGACGCCGACGTGCTCCATTGTAACCTGATGGGACCGCGCTCGGTCTGGCACGCCCGCCGCGCCCGGAAGGCGGGGGTTCCGGTCGTCGCGCACACCCACGTCACCGCCGAGGACTTCGGGGACAGCTTCCGGTTCACGAACGCCCTCGCGCGACCGCTCAAGCCGTACCTCCGGCGCGCCTACGGGCTGGCGGACCGACTCATCTGTCCCTCCGAGTACAACCGCGACCTGATTCGGGGATACGCGGACGTCCCGACGACGGTCGTCTCGAACGGCGTCGACCGCGAGAAGCTGGCCGGGTTCGAGCCGCTGGAAGACGAGTACCGCGAGCGCTACGACCTCGACCCGCCGACGGTGTTCCTCGTCGGTCACGTGATCAAGCGGAAGGGGTTAGAGACGTTCGTCGAGACGGCCCACCGCATGCCCGATATCGACTTCGTCTGGTTCGGCCCCATCGACCGGTCGCTGAAGGGCCGCGAGACGACGCGGCTGATCGATGAGGCGCCTGCGAACTGTACGTTCACCGGGTTCGTCGACGACATCCGCGGCGCGTACGCCGCCGGCGACATATTCTGTTTCCCGACCCACGAGGAGAACGAGGGGATCGCGCTCTTGGAGGCGATGGCGGCCGGGAAACCGGTGGTGGTCCGCGACATCGAGACGTTCTCGTGGCTGGAGGACGGCGAGGACTGCCTGAAAGTGAGCGACGAGCGAGGGTCGGGCGGCTCGGAGAGGGGCGACGACCGCGCCCGCGGCGACAACGTGCCGGAGTTCGTCGAGGCCATCGACGGGCTCCGCGACGCCGAGCGGCGGGCGGAACTCGGCGCGAACGCCGCCGAACGCAGCGAGGCGTTCTCGCTCGACGCGATCGCCGATCGGTACCGGTCGCTGTACGCGGATCTCGTTTAGGAGCGGCCGAGGTGCCGCCTCTCGGTGTCTCCCGGAAACTTGCGAAAACCGCAGTTGGTATGTCCTCCCGACGACTCCGTAGAGCCAAATGACTCGAGTGAGCGTTATCGGCTGCGGGAACATGGGGGGCGCCCTGCTCAGGGGGCTCGCCGGCGCGGGGGGGTATCACCTCACGGCGATCGACCTCGACCCCGAGGCGCTCGCCGCGATCGAAGACGCCGTCGACGAGGCGACGGACGACGTGGCGGCGGCGCGCGACGCGGACATCGTCGTTCTCGCGGTGAAGCCGGACGTGGCGCCGGCGGTGCTCGACGACCTCGACCTGCGCGCCGACCAGCAACTCGTGACGCTGGCGGCCGGGCTTCCCCGCGAGTTCGTCGCGGAGCGAACCGACGCGCCGGTCGTCCGGATCATGCCCAACCTCGCGGCGGAGACCGGGAACATGGCCGCGGCGGCGACGAACGCGGGCCTCACCGACGAGGTGCGGGAGATGCTCGACGCGGTCGGGGAGTTCGTCGAGGTCGACGAGTCGCTGATGCACGTCTCGACCGCCGTCAACGGCAGCGGCCCGGCGTTCGCCTTCTACCTCATCGACGCGATGAAGCAGGGCGGGATCGAGAGCGGACTCGACCCCGAGCAGGCGGAGACGCTGGCCGCGCAGACGTTCAAGGGGGCCGCCGAGACGGTGCTGCGCGACGAGCGGAGCGTCGACGAGCTGATCGACGCGGTCTGCTCGCCTAACGGGACGACCATCGAGGGGATGGAGGTGCTGTGGGACAGCGACGCGGACGCGGCCGTCGAGGACGCCGTCGCGGCCGCCGAGCGCCGCTCCCGCGAACTGGCCGCGGAGTTCGACGATGCCTGAGGACGCCGGCGTCGAGCGGGTCGGCCGCGCCGACTCCGAGCGCGTCGCGGCCGCGCGGCGGCAGGCGGCCGCGGCCGACCGCGTGATCGTCAAGGCCGGGACGAACTCCCTCACCGACGACGACTCGCGGCTCGACCGCGTGAAGCTCGACAAGCTCGTCGCAGACGTGATGGACCTCCGCGAGCGCGGCACCGAGGTCGTGTTAGTCTCTTCGGGAGCGGTCGGCGCCGGGACGGGGCGGCTCGACGAGGGGCCGGCGTCGCGCGAGGGCGTCGACTCCATCGCGGAGAGTCAGGCGCTCTCGACGGTGGGACAGGGCCTGTTGATGCGCCACTACACGCAGAGCTTCGAGCGGTTCGACCAGGACGTCGCACAGATCCTCGTGACCGGGACCGACCTCGACGCGCCCGAGCGGTTCGACAACTTCACCAATACCGTCGAGACGCTGCTGTCGTGGGGGGTCGTCCCGGTCGTCAACGAGAACGACGCGGTGGCGACAGACGAGCTACGGATCGGCGACAACGACATGCTGTCTGCGTCGGTCGCGCTCGGGCTCGACGCCGACCTTCTCGTGACGCTCACCGACGTCGACGGCGTCTACACCGGGAACCCGAAGCGAGACGACGACGCCGAGCTGATCGAGGCGGTCGACGACGGGTACGACCGGCTCCGCGAGATCGTCGGCGGCGGCACCGAGACCGACTTCGGCGGGATCCGCACGAAGGTGGAGGGCGCTCACGACGTGAGCCGCCACGGGATCCCGGCGATCATCGCCGGCTCCGCCGAGCGCGACGTGTTAGACCGGATCGCAGCGGGTAAGCCGACGGGCACGCTATTCGTGCCGAAGACGGGTGACGACGATGAGTGAGAGCCACACCGACGTGGAGACCGACACCGACGAACTGGCCCGCCGGGCCGAACGCGCCGCCCTGCGGCTCGCGAACGCCGACGAGGCGACGCGGAACGAGGCGCTCAGGTCGATCGCGGACGCGATCCGCGAGCGAGAGGCCGAGATACTCGACGCCAACGCCGTCGACGTCGAAGAGGCGGAGGCGATGCTCGCGGACGGCGAGTACACGCAGGCTCTCGTGGACCGGCTGAAGCTCGACGAGACGAAGATCGAGGAGATCGCGTCGATGGTCGAGTCGGTCGCCGCGCAGGACGACCCGCTCGGAGAGACCCTCGCGGCGCGCGAACTCGACGAGGACCTGGAGCTGTACCGGGTCACGGTGCCGATCGGCGTCGTCGCGACCGTGTTCGAGTCGCGGCCCGACGCCTTAGTCCAGATCGCGGCGCTCGCATTGAAGTCCGGCAACGCCGTCGTCCTCAAGGGCGGCAGCGAGGCCAGCGAGTCGAACCGCGTGCTCCACGAGGCGATAGTCGAGGCGACCGCGGACCTCCCCGACGGGTGGGCCGCGCTCATCGAGGCCCACGAGGAGGTCGACCGCCTGCTCGAACTCGACGACCGCGTCGACCTCGTGATGCCCCGCGGCTCCTCCGAGTTCGTCTCCTACATTCAGGAGAACACCCAGATCCCCGTGTTGGGCCACACCGAGGGGATCTGCCACGTCTACGTCGACGCGGACGCCGACCTAGAGATGGCCGAGGAGGTCGCCTTCGACGCGAAGGTCCAGTACCCGGCCGTGTGCAACGCCGTCGAGACGCTGCTCGTCCACGAGTCCGTCGCGGACGCGTTCCTCCCGGACCTCGTCGCGGGCTACGAGACCGCCGGCGTCGAACTGCGCGGCGACGAGCGCACCCGGGAAGTCGTCGACGTCGCGCCCGCGACCGACGACGACTGGGACACGGAGTACGGCGACCTCGAACTGTCGATCGGGGTCGTCGACGACGCGTACGCCGCGATCGAACACGTCAACGACCACGGCTCGAAACACACCGAGTCGGTCCTCACCGAGGACCCGGAGACGGCCGAGACGTTCATGACCGGCGTCGACGCCGCGAGCGTCTTCCACAACGCCTCGACGCGGTTCGCGGACGGCTACCGCTACGGGCTCGGCGCCGAGGTCGGCATTTCGACCGGGAAGATCCACGCCCGCGGCCCGGTCGGACTGGAGGGCCTCACGACGTACAAGTACTACCTCGAAGGCGACGGCCACCTCGTCGCGAGCTACAGCGGCGAGGACGCCGTCCCGTTCACCCACCGCGAACTCGACGACGCCGAGTGGACGCCCGGTCGGCTGTCGACGGAGTAGGGTTGCGCGCGGTCCGAGGTTTTCTTCAGGGATCATCCGCGGAGACCTCGTCTCACGCCGATTCTCGGTTAGATCACGGACTGAATCGAGCGAGACGAATTGCGGTGATTTTGTATAGCGAAATAAGATTTACTCGTCGCGGTCGCGACAGATATTCGTCGGATTAAACCCGACGTAATTCTGCGCGATCCGCCGAACTCCGGAATAATTACCCCGGCCGCTCACGCAGCGAGGCCCATGGTCGACTCCGACTGGGGCGACTGGCTGCCGCGCGCGGTCGCGGCCGCCGACCCCGACACGGTGGCGCTGTGGTACTTGGGCTGTAACGGCTTCGCGGTCAAGGGGAGCGAGGGGACCATCCTCTGGATCGACCCGTACGTCGGGACGGGCGACCCGCCGCGGACGATCCGCATGATCCCGATCCCGTTCGATCCCGAGGACGTCGAGGCCGCCGACGCCGTGTTGGCCACCCACGAGCACACGGACCACGTCCACGGGCCCTCGCAGGCGCCGATCCTCGCGAACACCGACGCCGACCTCGTCGCGCCGGACGACTCGCTCGCGGTCGCGCGCGAAGAGGAGGCGTGGACCGACGAGTACGCGGTGAGCGAGGCCGCCTTCACCGAGGTTCGGGAGGGCGACGAGCTGAAGATCGGCGAGTTCACCGTTCACGTCGTCGAAACGCACGACGCGGATGCGACCCACCCCGTCGGCTACGTGATCGAACACGAGGCGGGCACGGTGTTCCACGCCGGCGACAGCAAGCCCTCGCCGTCCTTTACCGGGCTCGCGGAGCGGTTCGACATCGACCTCGGCATCCTCGCGTTCGGCTCCGAGGGCACGGTTCCCGACAAGGAGACGGGCGAACCGGTCCCGACGAAGTGGTACAGCGACGAAAACGAGATCGCGGCGGCCGCGAACGACCTCGGACTCGACCGGCTGGTCCCCACCCACTGGGACATGTGGAAGGGGCTAACGGCCGATCCGACCGCGCTCCACGACCACGTCCGGAGCTACGAGTCGCCCGAGCGGTTAGAGATAGTCGAGATCGGCGATCGGATCGACCTGTAAACGGGAGCCGAGCGGCCGTTTTCGCGGCGTCTTCGGTTATCACCCACGAAACGCGGCCCGTGGAATTTAAGCCCCTGCTCCGGGACGTGCGGATATGAGCGAACGGACGGCGGAGGCGGCCACGACCGTCGACGAGGACGGCATCCGCGTCGAGAAATCCTTCACGGACGACGCGTTCCCCGTGCCTGCGGTG
The sequence above is a segment of the Halorubrum sp. 2020YC2 genome. Coding sequences within it:
- a CDS encoding glycosyltransferase, whose amino-acid sequence is MNIGFFTDSYFPGIDGVTYTIQAWRDRLEARGHDVYVVYPESSHEPDDHEIPVPSLPNPFYRQYRFPTYRRLSTLPDLDVVHCHGPASTGLMGLRYAKRYGARSVYTHHTPVEDYFVQGLKSERLAALAGRAYVAYENRFLSAFDCVTASTSRIRRDVESVRLPVGIEMDRFRPRENARVDALATDGGPTAADAPVVGYSGRMTHKKNVDETLRLAERLPEVRFELVGEGPVRADLEADAPPNVRFHDFLPREDLPDFYGAIDVFVTASTCDTLGLSTLEANACGTPVAAADVAPFDETIGPENGARFALGDLDDMERAVRDCLDGDRDTRAAVERFSVSETIDELESIYGVTA
- a CDS encoding DUF2070 family protein translates to MGADNVDAFQRLVFSVPRLRVQAAALVVLSGVYGVLSFAGFSLFTPFSPDPSRIVPVAVLIFLVPFLVAAELFPRVLDGYPRSWSYFLALTSQLVLFVYALVLSGADNVGNAWSTIWLSFITLYLVNILVLVVSTGIDRSDRILLASLTEPGLLIAAFYALGGSEFGFSTYRHVFAFASLLIAAGFLVLILLVVDYLIKSNTDVSAFALTSGLLRNDRESLDLGVEARPSVETFAVDNGDRLTVAAPWVHPGPLGGFGGGQLSGNLIDALNGGRGDDEGDGTAADGGVEAGAAGDAGFFFHVPCTHKEDLSNPADAERILGAVAEPERTGRASRLVTESYGEREGYADVRFHGRRVGDKEVIVLHGEGIDDYDTGVFMRDVDHDEVLLIDQHRHDIQNGPDVEIQYGSAEADRLKRAFDDFRERLARAELTDDYAAGFAVTRTGQDALAMVESVDGQEVLWVGVDTNGLTPDVRATADAYHDEFDAVIPFSTDTHASIHELANMRESDVGAIERAVDRAVDDVAPATVGLASRRTEPVKLLKNDYNGLVFSVNILIRLTIISLVTLYALLVLWLFF
- a CDS encoding lysylphosphatidylglycerol synthase transmembrane domain-containing protein; this translates as MEGPQRRALILGAGGAVALLALLFVVVGVDRVVDALAAADPALVAATAGLGLCWLVAWSLMLRAVLGALDVEMTVRTAFLVYSGAAFANNVTPFGQAGGEPVAAALISKVGEARYETGLVGIASVDVLNVVPSVSLVFLGVGSYAATTAVGERVGFAVASAVALIAAIVTAIALVWRYRVAVVDRVPSAVGPFLGRFDRFDADTIEAGLADRLGNFFADIERVGTDRRRLLGIVALSLVGWLFQAAALTAAFAAVGHPISPLIPVFVVPLSYVAGATPLPGGLGGIEAALVGLLVPTTGVAASAITAAVIVFRVAVYWIPMVIGGASTSALGVRVLE
- a CDS encoding glycosyltransferase family 4 protein, translating into MKVSHYFEFEEHVTGGIAASVGHQRKMFDRAGIEYTTEPTLDADVLHCNLMGPRSVWHARRARKAGVPVVAHTHVTAEDFGDSFRFTNALARPLKPYLRRAYGLADRLICPSEYNRDLIRGYADVPTTVVSNGVDREKLAGFEPLEDEYRERYDLDPPTVFLVGHVIKRKGLETFVETAHRMPDIDFVWFGPIDRSLKGRETTRLIDEAPANCTFTGFVDDIRGAYAAGDIFCFPTHEENEGIALLEAMAAGKPVVVRDIETFSWLEDGEDCLKVSDERGSGGSERGDDRARGDNVPEFVEAIDGLRDAERRAELGANAAERSEAFSLDAIADRYRSLYADLV
- the proC gene encoding pyrroline-5-carboxylate reductase, which gives rise to MGGALLRGLAGAGGYHLTAIDLDPEALAAIEDAVDEATDDVAAARDADIVVLAVKPDVAPAVLDDLDLRADQQLVTLAAGLPREFVAERTDAPVVRIMPNLAAETGNMAAAATNAGLTDEVREMLDAVGEFVEVDESLMHVSTAVNGSGPAFAFYLIDAMKQGGIESGLDPEQAETLAAQTFKGAAETVLRDERSVDELIDAVCSPNGTTIEGMEVLWDSDADAAVEDAVAAAERRSRELAAEFDDA
- the proB gene encoding glutamate 5-kinase codes for the protein MPEDAGVERVGRADSERVAAARRQAAAADRVIVKAGTNSLTDDDSRLDRVKLDKLVADVMDLRERGTEVVLVSSGAVGAGTGRLDEGPASREGVDSIAESQALSTVGQGLLMRHYTQSFERFDQDVAQILVTGTDLDAPERFDNFTNTVETLLSWGVVPVVNENDAVATDELRIGDNDMLSASVALGLDADLLVTLTDVDGVYTGNPKRDDDAELIEAVDDGYDRLREIVGGGTETDFGGIRTKVEGAHDVSRHGIPAIIAGSAERDVLDRIAAGKPTGTLFVPKTGDDDE
- a CDS encoding glutamate-5-semialdehyde dehydrogenase, whose translation is MSESHTDVETDTDELARRAERAALRLANADEATRNEALRSIADAIREREAEILDANAVDVEEAEAMLADGEYTQALVDRLKLDETKIEEIASMVESVAAQDDPLGETLAARELDEDLELYRVTVPIGVVATVFESRPDALVQIAALALKSGNAVVLKGGSEASESNRVLHEAIVEATADLPDGWAALIEAHEEVDRLLELDDRVDLVMPRGSSEFVSYIQENTQIPVLGHTEGICHVYVDADADLEMAEEVAFDAKVQYPAVCNAVETLLVHESVADAFLPDLVAGYETAGVELRGDERTREVVDVAPATDDDWDTEYGDLELSIGVVDDAYAAIEHVNDHGSKHTESVLTEDPETAETFMTGVDAASVFHNASTRFADGYRYGLGAEVGISTGKIHARGPVGLEGLTTYKYYLEGDGHLVASYSGEDAVPFTHRELDDAEWTPGRLSTE
- a CDS encoding MBL fold metallo-hydrolase yields the protein MVDSDWGDWLPRAVAAADPDTVALWYLGCNGFAVKGSEGTILWIDPYVGTGDPPRTIRMIPIPFDPEDVEAADAVLATHEHTDHVHGPSQAPILANTDADLVAPDDSLAVAREEEAWTDEYAVSEAAFTEVREGDELKIGEFTVHVVETHDADATHPVGYVIEHEAGTVFHAGDSKPSPSFTGLAERFDIDLGILAFGSEGTVPDKETGEPVPTKWYSDENEIAAAANDLGLDRLVPTHWDMWKGLTADPTALHDHVRSYESPERLEIVEIGDRIDL